A single window of Herpetosiphon gulosus DNA harbors:
- a CDS encoding ribonuclease H-like domain-containing protein has product MDAYLDIETTWQRTISVIGIYLPRRGTVQLVGAGVSDVNLYAALAGVETIYTFNGASFDLPIIYKALGADLKREFGHCDLLRECRRQNLRGGLKIVEQKIGIARSTHGLDGRDALRLWQAYENYNDQTALDLLLRYNRDDIIHLPRLRCYLHKLAEPDLHPHVTIWHASEQSLLSPLSDEEY; this is encoded by the coding sequence ATGGACGCATACCTTGATATTGAAACAACCTGGCAGCGCACGATTAGTGTGATTGGGATTTACTTGCCCCGGCGTGGTACAGTTCAACTGGTTGGCGCTGGGGTTAGTGATGTTAATTTGTACGCGGCCTTGGCAGGAGTCGAAACGATCTACACCTTTAATGGAGCAAGTTTTGATCTGCCGATTATTTACAAAGCACTCGGTGCAGATTTGAAGCGAGAATTTGGGCATTGCGATTTGTTGCGCGAATGTCGGCGGCAAAATCTGCGCGGTGGCTTGAAAATTGTTGAACAAAAGATCGGGATTGCTCGTTCTACTCATGGACTTGATGGTCGTGACGCTTTGCGCTTGTGGCAAGCCTACGAAAACTATAACGATCAAACTGCTTTAGATTTATTATTACGCTACAATCGCGACGATATTATTCATCTACCACGCTTGCGTTGTTATTTACATAAACTAGCTGAGCCTGATTTGCACCCGCATGTTACGATTTGGCATGCGTCCGAGCAATCGTTGCTGTCGCCATTGAGCGACGAGGAGTATTAG
- the trpE gene encoding anthranilate synthase component I, with translation MASPTFEQVQAWAAAGYTQCAVYRELVADLETPVSAYLKVAQGHYSFLLESVEGGEQIGRYSFIGCEPHLIIRGLGQQSIIETANGERTSYDDLTTLDQLERLVVGTQRANPAPQPDLPRFTGGAVGFLGYETVRTFERLPAPTLRPLQIPDGVWMVVKTVLAFDHVRHTIKIMSTLVFDAAVDLATQFAEANQAIEAMTKKLVRPLAPEVYSSSAASPSLPELNEQLQSNQSFSEFSAAIEKAREYIRAGDIFQVVLSQRFQRETDAEPFAVYRALRTVNPSPYMFFLNVPDAAIIGASPEMLVRVEDGIIETHPIAGTRRRGRDAEDEARMQAELLADEKERAEHLMLVDLGRNDVGRVSLPGTVHVPKFMQIEKYSHVMHLVSVVKGTLDTSRYSPLHALRACFPAGTLTGAPKVRAMEIIAELEPTQRGPYGGCVGYVSFGGLSLDTAITIRTMVIKDGVAYMQAGAGIVADSDVKLEDLETRNKAGSLIRALHVAEMLEL, from the coding sequence ATGGCTTCGCCAACATTTGAACAAGTGCAAGCATGGGCTGCGGCTGGCTACACCCAATGTGCAGTCTATCGTGAGTTAGTCGCCGATTTGGAAACGCCAGTGTCGGCGTACTTGAAGGTTGCTCAGGGCCACTATAGTTTCTTGCTTGAAAGTGTTGAAGGTGGCGAGCAAATTGGTCGCTATTCATTTATTGGCTGCGAACCGCATTTGATTATTCGCGGTCTCGGCCAGCAAAGTATTATTGAAACGGCCAATGGTGAACGCACCAGCTATGATGATCTGACGACGCTTGATCAATTAGAACGCTTGGTGGTTGGTACACAACGCGCCAATCCAGCGCCTCAACCCGACTTGCCACGCTTTACGGGCGGGGCAGTCGGCTTTTTAGGCTATGAAACCGTGCGTACCTTTGAACGTTTGCCCGCGCCAACTCTGCGCCCATTGCAAATTCCCGATGGCGTGTGGATGGTGGTCAAAACGGTTTTGGCTTTCGACCATGTGCGGCATACGATCAAAATTATGAGCACGCTGGTGTTTGATGCTGCAGTGGATTTGGCAACTCAATTCGCCGAAGCCAACCAAGCCATCGAGGCCATGACCAAAAAATTAGTGCGGCCATTAGCGCCCGAAGTCTATAGCTCAAGTGCCGCCTCGCCTAGTTTGCCCGAACTCAACGAACAGTTGCAATCAAATCAATCATTTAGCGAATTTAGCGCCGCAATTGAAAAAGCTCGCGAGTATATTCGGGCTGGCGATATTTTCCAAGTGGTGTTATCACAGCGTTTTCAGCGTGAAACTGATGCCGAGCCATTTGCCGTCTATCGAGCGCTGCGCACGGTCAATCCATCGCCCTACATGTTCTTTTTGAATGTGCCTGATGCGGCGATTATTGGGGCATCGCCCGAAATGTTGGTGCGGGTTGAAGATGGGATTATCGAGACCCACCCAATTGCTGGCACGCGCCGCCGTGGCCGTGATGCCGAGGATGAAGCGCGGATGCAGGCTGAATTATTAGCCGACGAAAAAGAACGCGCTGAACATTTGATGTTGGTTGATCTAGGGCGCAACGATGTGGGGCGGGTTTCGCTGCCTGGCACTGTCCACGTGCCCAAATTTATGCAAATTGAAAAATATTCGCATGTGATGCACTTAGTTTCGGTGGTTAAAGGCACGTTGGATACCTCGCGCTACTCGCCGTTGCATGCCTTACGTGCCTGCTTCCCTGCTGGCACGCTGACCGGTGCGCCCAAGGTGCGGGCCATGGAAATTATCGCGGAATTAGAGCCAACTCAACGCGGGCCATATGGTGGTTGCGTTGGTTATGTCTCGTTTGGCGGGCTATCGCTTGACACAGCGATTACTATTCGCACAATGGTCATTAAAGATGGTGTGGCCTATATGCAAGCTGGCGCGGGGATTGTTGCCGATAGCGATGTTAAATTGGAAGATCTCGAAACCCGCAACAAAGCTGGTTCGCTGATTCGAGCCTTGCACGTCGCCGAGATGTTGGAGTTGTAA
- a CDS encoding RrF2 family transcriptional regulator codes for MRLSTKGEYGVRALFDLAQHYGEGLVQSHDIAERQAISENYLNQLLIALRKAGLITSVRGPQGGHQLARPPQAISLLDAILVLEGPLLPTPEGASLDTFDAGLLGEVWGELRAVIEGHLSEMTIADLCQRKHQQLDSPMYYI; via the coding sequence ATGCGATTATCAACCAAAGGTGAATATGGCGTGCGAGCATTATTTGATTTGGCTCAGCACTATGGCGAGGGTTTAGTGCAAAGCCACGACATTGCCGAGCGCCAAGCTATCTCAGAAAATTATCTCAATCAATTGTTAATCGCATTGCGCAAAGCTGGCCTAATTACCAGCGTGCGTGGCCCTCAAGGTGGTCATCAGTTGGCCCGTCCGCCACAAGCAATTAGCTTGCTTGATGCCATTTTGGTGTTGGAAGGGCCATTGTTGCCAACACCCGAAGGTGCAAGCCTCGATACGTTTGATGCTGGTTTGTTGGGCGAAGTTTGGGGCGAATTACGCGCCGTGATCGAAGGCCATCTCAGCGAAATGACTATCGCCGATCTCTGTCAACGCAAACACCAGCAACTCGATTCGCCGATGTATTATATTTAG
- a CDS encoding tetratricopeptide repeat protein, protein MTSNQTAALLETAVAALYAGDRRSARVYLTQALALEPYNEIALLWLSGAVELPEQQIACLERVLAINPYNHAAIRGLVSLRGPFEPIVAEPEPLPPWNPPEPLSLSQLAELPVCCYACDAQLYASATFCWRCHVHVRCCANCIFNGYVECKTEQAIQSEQMPNCCPWWRPI, encoded by the coding sequence ATGACTTCAAATCAAACGGCAGCGCTGCTGGAAACAGCGGTGGCGGCGTTATATGCTGGCGACCGTCGCAGCGCCCGGGTTTATTTAACCCAAGCTTTAGCCCTAGAACCCTATAACGAAATTGCCTTGCTCTGGTTGAGTGGCGCGGTTGAACTGCCCGAACAGCAAATTGCCTGCTTGGAACGGGTGCTAGCGATCAATCCTTATAATCATGCAGCGATTCGCGGTTTGGTCAGTTTGCGCGGCCCATTTGAGCCGATTGTGGCCGAGCCAGAGCCGTTGCCGCCATGGAACCCGCCCGAGCCATTGAGTTTGAGCCAATTGGCCGAGTTGCCAGTCTGTTGTTATGCCTGCGATGCCCAATTGTATGCCAGTGCGACCTTTTGTTGGCGTTGCCATGTGCATGTGCGCTGCTGTGCCAATTGTATTTTTAATGGCTATGTTGAATGTAAAACCGAGCAAGCAATTCAATCGGAGCAAATGCCCAACTGTTGCCCGTGGTGGCGACCAATTTAA
- the selA gene encoding L-seryl-tRNA(Sec) selenium transferase, with translation MRLRNLPAVHGLIGLLAERFPELPAQWLLEAARTSIEQARHAIRNHAAECSIEQILAQAEHLILQRQQPPLRQVINATGVILHTNLGRAPLSAAAHQAMITASAGYSNLEYDLTEGERGSRNSLLEPQLQRLTGAEAALVVNNAAAAMLLCLSCFAQGQEVIVSRGHAVEIGGGFRIPDILRQSGCTLVDVGTTNRSYLHDYTAAITSQTAALLHVHASNFQVLGFTHEPSVAELAQAAHDHQKLLICDLGSGALLDTQAFGLAVEPTVAMMVQTNADLVVFSGDKLLGGPQAGVIVGKRQLIDQLRKHPLLRALRVDKLTIAALSATLLAYETQRASSEIPIWRMVTSSLEQLEQRAIALLAHYPAAQLVATHATIGGGSLPGSSLPSRGLALDGAIEALSTQLRANDPPIVGRIQAQRLILDLRTVLPEQDAVLMAALAALDPA, from the coding sequence GTGCGTTTGCGCAATTTGCCAGCGGTGCATGGGCTAATTGGCCTGTTAGCCGAACGCTTCCCCGAATTGCCTGCTCAATGGTTGCTTGAGGCTGCCCGAACTAGCATTGAGCAGGCTCGCCACGCGATTCGCAACCATGCTGCTGAATGTTCAATTGAGCAGATTTTGGCTCAAGCTGAGCACTTAATCCTCCAGCGCCAACAACCTCCACTGCGCCAAGTCATTAATGCTACAGGCGTAATTTTGCATACCAATCTTGGGCGTGCGCCGCTCAGTGCTGCGGCCCATCAGGCCATGATTACGGCCAGTGCAGGCTATAGCAACCTCGAATATGATCTGACTGAGGGCGAGCGTGGTTCACGCAATAGCCTGTTGGAGCCACAACTGCAACGCCTGACCGGAGCCGAAGCGGCGTTGGTGGTCAATAATGCTGCAGCGGCAATGTTGCTTTGCTTGAGTTGTTTTGCCCAAGGGCAGGAAGTAATTGTGAGTCGTGGCCATGCAGTTGAAATTGGCGGTGGCTTTCGGATTCCCGATATTTTGCGCCAAAGTGGTTGTACTTTAGTTGATGTTGGTACCACCAACCGCAGCTATTTGCACGATTACACGGCGGCGATTACCAGCCAAACGGCAGCGTTATTGCATGTCCATGCCTCGAATTTTCAGGTGCTAGGCTTTACTCACGAGCCAAGTGTGGCCGAATTAGCCCAAGCAGCCCATGATCATCAAAAACTCTTGATTTGCGATCTTGGCAGCGGCGCATTGCTGGACACTCAAGCCTTTGGCTTGGCAGTCGAGCCAACCGTTGCGATGATGGTTCAAACTAATGCTGATTTAGTAGTGTTTAGCGGCGATAAATTACTTGGTGGCCCGCAAGCAGGGGTGATTGTCGGCAAACGCCAGCTGATCGATCAACTGCGTAAACATCCATTATTGCGGGCGCTACGGGTTGATAAATTGACGATTGCTGCCTTGAGCGCAACGCTCTTGGCCTATGAAACCCAGCGAGCAAGCAGCGAAATTCCCATCTGGCGCATGGTCACCAGTTCGCTTGAGCAACTTGAGCAACGTGCAATAGCGCTGCTGGCGCACTATCCCGCTGCCCAACTTGTGGCAACTCATGCTACCATTGGCGGTGGTTCGCTGCCTGGCTCAAGCCTACCAAGCCGAGGGCTAGCCCTTGACGGCGCAATTGAAGCTTTGAGCACACAACTTCGTGCCAACGACCCACCCATTGTTGGCCGAATTCAAGCGCAGCGCCTAATCCTTGATCTGCGGACTGTGCTACCTGAGCAGGATGCAGTGCTTATGGCGGCGTTAGCAGCCCTCGATCCAGCCTAA
- a CDS encoding protein kinase: MTSWNGRQFGKYVLHNEVGRGGMARVFRATDTTLQRTVALKILAPQLASDPESSQRFEREAITAGNLHHPNIVTIFDVGEAEGLPYIAMEYIAGRSLQAVIDEQGALGLGYAVALLMPVAEAIDYAHSQQAVHRDVKPHNILLNADGRVLLTDFGIAQAPVVNDKRLTRAGMFMGTPEYIAPEQASAQLVDGRSDLYSLGIVAFEVITGQVPFTGTVPELLVAHTYTPPPAITSLVPGLPAAFDKVFERALAKQPSDRPPSAVAFIDALRTLSSRVGITIPSKDELRGLAVPAGSSAGKATVAMNALPSLQRQHDPNAQTDVGSIQPQARPAAPVPQPVPRPSNPNPTARVAPSAQSRPQAAPAQPRPRPTPPNSSNAARPRMRTRPVMRTATTSDPLKIIYPVAIIITLAVLGIVFWQRIGQGNRGLISLPTATQTSSLSGPFVPESTRIPTAIPSNTPEPTPTDAPTEPPSITPEPSATVPSNTPTRTTQPTRTVPPTRTTQPTTVVPSNTPVEPTPIQATPTDVPPPTPTNGPTAAPTQDLPTVTNPGVEPTVVYPLPRPAPSPIS; encoded by the coding sequence TTGACTTCTTGGAATGGTCGCCAATTTGGCAAGTATGTTTTGCACAACGAAGTTGGGCGGGGTGGTATGGCCCGCGTTTTTCGTGCGACTGATACCACCTTACAACGAACGGTTGCGCTTAAGATTCTTGCGCCTCAGCTGGCGAGTGACCCCGAATCGAGCCAGCGCTTTGAGCGCGAAGCAATTACCGCTGGCAATTTGCATCACCCTAATATTGTCACCATTTTTGATGTTGGCGAGGCCGAAGGCTTGCCCTACATCGCCATGGAATATATTGCTGGTCGTTCGCTCCAAGCAGTCATCGATGAACAAGGTGCGCTTGGATTGGGCTACGCCGTGGCGTTGTTAATGCCCGTGGCTGAGGCCATAGATTATGCCCATTCGCAGCAAGCAGTCCATCGTGATGTCAAACCCCACAATATCTTGCTCAATGCCGATGGTCGGGTGTTATTAACCGACTTCGGAATTGCTCAAGCACCAGTTGTTAATGATAAGCGTCTAACGCGAGCCGGTATGTTTATGGGCACGCCAGAATATATTGCCCCTGAACAAGCCTCGGCTCAATTGGTTGATGGCCGCTCCGATTTATATTCTTTAGGGATTGTGGCTTTTGAAGTGATCACTGGCCAAGTTCCCTTTACTGGAACGGTTCCAGAGTTGCTGGTTGCTCACACCTACACGCCGCCGCCAGCGATCACCAGCCTTGTACCTGGCTTACCAGCGGCTTTCGATAAGGTCTTTGAGCGAGCATTGGCCAAGCAACCAAGCGACCGCCCGCCTTCGGCAGTTGCCTTTATTGATGCCTTACGCACGCTCTCCAGCCGGGTTGGCATTACGATTCCTAGCAAAGACGAATTGCGCGGCTTGGCGGTTCCGGCTGGTTCTTCGGCTGGCAAAGCGACGGTGGCGATGAATGCGCTGCCCTCCTTGCAACGTCAACATGATCCGAATGCCCAAACCGATGTTGGGTCAATTCAGCCGCAAGCCCGACCTGCCGCGCCTGTGCCGCAACCTGTGCCTCGCCCAAGTAATCCGAATCCGACGGCACGAGTTGCGCCGAGTGCCCAATCGCGGCCTCAAGCTGCTCCTGCTCAGCCACGGCCCCGCCCAACCCCGCCCAACTCCAGCAATGCTGCTCGGCCTCGTATGCGCACCCGTCCGGTGATGCGCACGGCCACGACCAGCGATCCTTTAAAAATAATTTACCCTGTGGCGATCATTATAACCCTAGCTGTCTTGGGAATTGTCTTTTGGCAACGGATTGGTCAAGGCAATCGTGGTTTGATTTCGCTTCCAACTGCCACCCAAACCAGCAGCTTATCAGGGCCATTTGTGCCCGAATCGACGCGGATTCCCACGGCGATTCCGAGCAATACGCCTGAACCCACCCCAACCGATGCGCCAACCGAGCCGCCCAGCATAACGCCTGAGCCAAGCGCAACTGTGCCATCGAATACACCGACCCGCACAACTCAACCAACGCGTACTGTGCCACCGACGCGCACGACCCAACCAACCACGGTTGTGCCATCGAACACGCCAGTTGAGCCAACGCCAATTCAAGCAACGCCAACTGATGTGCCACCACCAACCCCAACCAATGGCCCAACCGCTGCGCCGACCCAAGATCTACCAACCGTGACGAATCCTGGGGTTGAGCCAACCGTTGTTTATCCGTTGCCACGGCCTGCGCCGTCGCCGATCTCCTGA
- a CDS encoding winged helix-turn-helix domain-containing protein has protein sequence MSDQPVPSLTIKNQDVPPRLMPWEQTILTIGRDVANDIVIDHRLASRRHARLERDEAGCYIRDLDSTNGTYLNGVKVNGLAPLRNNDEVWVADTVIIFRDPEATMKGTPPPVVMHRIATQDQAELHVDSAAKEVYVRGKRLDPQLTAKEFQLLELLYNRRGEVVSKEQIAIGVWDYEVYDYNAIDALIYRLRQRIEIDPSAPRFVLTVRGFGYKLSLD, from the coding sequence ATGAGCGATCAGCCAGTGCCATCGCTAACAATTAAGAACCAAGATGTGCCACCGCGACTTATGCCATGGGAACAAACCATTCTCACCATCGGGCGTGATGTGGCCAACGATATTGTCATCGATCATCGTTTAGCATCTCGCCGTCACGCCCGCTTAGAACGCGATGAAGCCGGCTGTTATATTCGCGATCTCGATAGCACCAACGGAACCTATTTAAATGGGGTTAAGGTCAATGGCCTCGCACCCTTACGCAATAACGATGAAGTTTGGGTCGCCGATACGGTGATCATCTTCCGTGACCCCGAAGCAACCATGAAAGGCACGCCGCCGCCTGTGGTCATGCATCGGATCGCCACCCAAGATCAAGCTGAATTGCACGTTGATAGCGCTGCCAAGGAAGTCTATGTGCGTGGCAAACGGCTTGATCCACAACTCACCGCCAAAGAATTTCAGCTGCTGGAGTTGCTCTACAATCGCCGTGGCGAAGTCGTGAGCAAAGAGCAAATTGCGATTGGCGTGTGGGATTACGAGGTCTACGATTACAACGCCATTGATGCCTTGATCTATCGCTTGCGCCAGCGCATCGAGATCGATCCATCTGCGCCACGCTTTGTGCTAACCGTGCGCGGCTTTGGCTATAAATTGAGCTTGGATTAA